The Bordetella sp. FB-8 genome includes a window with the following:
- a CDS encoding CaiB/BaiF CoA-transferase family protein, whose amino-acid sequence MAAQILSGIRVLELGQLIAAPFAAKTLADFGAQVIKVEPPGQGDPLRKWRMLHEGTSVWWEAQSRSKQSVCVDLRQTEGQAVVRALAAQADVLIENFRPGTMEKWGLSWETLHAANPRLIMLRISGYGQSGPKSGEPGFAAIGEAMAGLRYLSGEPGRAPVRAGISIGDTVAGLHGALGVLLALYQRDARGGQGQMIDAALYESIFNLTESLLPEYSVFGAVREPAGAALPGIAPSNAYLCKDGYVLIAGNGDGIFGRLMDKIGRSELGSDPDLARNDGRAGRAAELDAAIGDWTAQRTIAEVIEALRDAGVPCGRIYTVADIAGDPHYRARGAIASVKAASGIEVEQPAIFPLLSQTPGAIARRAPTLGEHTDAVLEAAGFDAGQRARLRELGVIA is encoded by the coding sequence ATGGCGGCGCAGATACTGTCCGGCATCCGCGTGCTGGAACTGGGGCAGCTGATCGCGGCCCCTTTCGCGGCCAAGACCTTGGCCGACTTCGGCGCGCAGGTCATCAAGGTCGAGCCTCCCGGCCAAGGCGATCCCCTGCGCAAATGGCGCATGCTGCACGAAGGCACCTCGGTGTGGTGGGAAGCCCAGTCGCGCAGCAAGCAGTCCGTATGCGTGGATCTGCGCCAAACCGAGGGGCAGGCCGTGGTGCGCGCCCTGGCGGCCCAGGCCGACGTGCTGATCGAGAATTTTCGCCCCGGCACGATGGAAAAATGGGGCCTGTCTTGGGAAACGCTGCACGCCGCCAACCCGCGCTTGATCATGCTGCGCATCTCGGGCTATGGCCAGTCCGGGCCCAAGTCGGGCGAACCCGGCTTTGCCGCCATCGGCGAGGCGATGGCGGGGCTGCGCTACCTCAGTGGCGAGCCGGGCAGGGCGCCGGTGCGCGCCGGTATCTCCATCGGCGATACCGTGGCCGGCCTGCACGGCGCCCTGGGCGTGCTGCTGGCCTTGTACCAGCGCGATGCGCGCGGCGGACAGGGCCAGATGATCGACGCCGCCCTGTACGAGAGCATTTTCAACCTGACCGAGAGCCTGCTGCCCGAGTATTCCGTGTTCGGCGCCGTGCGTGAACCGGCGGGCGCGGCCCTGCCGGGCATCGCGCCGTCCAACGCTTATCTGTGCAAGGACGGCTACGTGCTCATCGCGGGCAACGGCGACGGCATTTTCGGCCGCCTGATGGACAAAATAGGCCGCTCCGAACTGGGGAGCGATCCGGACCTGGCGCGCAACGACGGTCGGGCCGGGCGCGCCGCCGAGCTGGATGCCGCCATCGGCGATTGGACGGCGCAGCGCACAATCGCCGAGGTGATCGAGGCCCTGCGCGATGCCGGCGTTCCTTGCGGCCGCATCTATACGGTGGCCGATATCGCCGGCGACCCTCACTACCGCGCCCGCGGCGCCATTGCCTCGGTCAAGGCAGCCAGCGGCATCGAGGTAGAGCAGCCCGCGATTTTTCCCCTGCTGTCGCAGACGCCAGGCGCCATCGCGCGGCGGGCGCCGACATTGGGCGAGCACACCGATGCGGTATTGGAGGCCGCTGGGTTCGATGCCGGTCAGAGAGCCAGGCTGCGGGAACTGGGAGTGATTGCGTGA
- the ffh gene encoding signal recognition particle protein, with protein sequence MLDNLTQRLSRVVKTLRGEARLTEANTQEMLREVRMALLEADVSLPVVRDFVARVKEKALGEDVVGSLTPGQALVGVVHKELAGLMGGDLGPGAAELSLAMQPPAVILMAGLQGAGKTTTTGKLARWLAEGGHTSNGRPTGKKKVLVVSADVYRPAAIDQLKAVAAQAGVDFLPSDPSQKPEDIARNAVDHAKRHHYDVLILDTAGRLGIDEAMMREIRALHDLVHPIETLFVVDAMQGQDAVNTARAFADALPLTGVVLTKLDGDARGGAALSVRHVTGKPLKFMGVSEKLDGLEPFHPDRMAQRVLGMGDIVSLVEQAQKNIDIAEAQKLAAKIQSGNKFDLNDFRDQIAQVKKMGDMSSMLEKLPAQFQQAAGQLQSGQAEKQMRRTEGILNAMTPGERAKPELIKASRKRRIAAGAGVPVQEVNKMLNQFEQMQGMMKMMKKGGMGKMMRAMGAMKGLGRFGGR encoded by the coding sequence ATGCTCGATAATCTGACCCAACGACTTTCGCGCGTCGTCAAGACGCTGCGCGGCGAAGCGCGCCTGACCGAAGCCAACACCCAGGAGATGCTGCGCGAAGTGCGCATGGCCCTGCTGGAGGCCGATGTATCCCTGCCGGTGGTACGCGACTTCGTGGCTCGCGTGAAGGAAAAAGCCCTGGGCGAGGACGTGGTGGGCAGCCTGACGCCCGGCCAGGCCCTGGTGGGCGTGGTGCACAAGGAACTGGCCGGCCTGATGGGCGGCGACCTTGGTCCGGGCGCGGCCGAACTGTCCCTGGCCATGCAGCCGCCGGCCGTCATCCTTATGGCCGGCCTGCAGGGCGCGGGCAAGACCACAACCACCGGCAAGCTGGCCCGCTGGCTGGCCGAGGGTGGCCACACCAGCAACGGCCGGCCCACCGGCAAGAAGAAAGTCCTGGTGGTGAGCGCCGACGTCTACCGCCCGGCCGCCATCGATCAGCTCAAGGCCGTGGCCGCGCAGGCGGGCGTTGACTTCCTGCCGTCCGATCCGAGCCAGAAGCCCGAGGACATCGCGCGCAACGCGGTCGATCACGCCAAGCGCCATCACTACGACGTGCTCATTCTCGACACGGCCGGCCGCCTGGGCATCGACGAAGCGATGATGCGCGAGATCCGCGCGCTGCACGATCTGGTTCATCCCATCGAAACCCTGTTCGTGGTGGATGCCATGCAGGGCCAGGACGCGGTCAATACCGCGCGCGCCTTCGCCGATGCGCTGCCGCTGACGGGCGTGGTGCTCACCAAGCTGGACGGCGACGCGCGCGGCGGCGCGGCCCTGTCGGTGCGGCACGTCACCGGCAAGCCGCTCAAGTTCATGGGCGTGTCGGAAAAGCTCGACGGCCTGGAGCCTTTCCATCCCGACCGCATGGCGCAGCGCGTGCTGGGCATGGGCGACATCGTGTCGCTGGTCGAGCAGGCGCAGAAGAACATCGACATCGCCGAGGCGCAGAAGCTCGCGGCCAAGATTCAGTCGGGCAACAAGTTCGATCTCAACGATTTCCGCGACCAGATCGCCCAGGTCAAGAAAATGGGTGACATGAGTTCGATGCTCGAAAAGCTGCCGGCGCAGTTCCAGCAGGCGGCAGGCCAGTTGCAAAGCGGACAGGCCGAGAAGCAGATGCGCCGCACCGAGGGCATCCTCAACGCTATGACTCCGGGCGAACGCGCCAAGCCCGAACTCATCAAGGCCTCGCGCAAGCGCCGCATTGCCGCGGGTGCCGGTGTGCCGGTGCAGGAAGTCAACAAGATGCTCAATCAGTTCGAGCAGATGCAGGGCATGATGAAGATGATGAAGAAGGGCGGCATGGGCAAGATGATGCGCGCCATGGGGGCCATGAAGGGCCTGGGACGCTTCGGCGGGCGCTGA
- a CDS encoding phosphoserine transaminase, producing the protein MLDAVRLRNARNFSGGPGALPETILQQLHESMLCVPEVGMSVLGISHRSEWFAAVVAEAQRNVRTLLGLPDGYHVLFLQGGATQQFFTFPMAFSRPDGPSPEYLHTGYWSGKALAAAASRHRIEVAWSGKDAGFKVLPRARDLTLSPEAPYFHYISNETVDGVQFQETMGRDDVPRLCDMSSDFLSRPCEAQRYDLIYAHAQKNLGPAGVTIVVIREALMDKVPPGHLPEFMDYRTHAAAHSIYNTPPVFAIYAVMLATRWLRDDVGGLDKMDAINRRKAELLYAAVDGSDGFYRGRADAAYRSIMNVVFNMATPELEKQFLQASAQAGFSGLNGHRSVGGMRASLYNGVTIEAVEALVQFMHDFRKRHCV; encoded by the coding sequence ATGCTGGACGCTGTTCGACTGCGCAATGCCCGAAATTTCTCCGGGGGTCCGGGGGCCTTGCCGGAAACCATTCTTCAGCAACTGCATGAGTCCATGCTTTGCGTGCCGGAAGTCGGCATGTCGGTGTTGGGAATCAGCCACCGCTCCGAGTGGTTCGCCGCGGTGGTGGCCGAGGCCCAGCGCAATGTGCGCACGCTGCTGGGCCTGCCCGACGGATACCACGTGCTGTTCCTGCAGGGCGGCGCGACCCAGCAGTTCTTCACGTTTCCCATGGCTTTTTCGCGTCCGGACGGCCCGTCGCCCGAATACCTGCACACGGGCTACTGGAGCGGCAAGGCACTTGCCGCGGCCGCCAGCCGCCATCGCATCGAGGTGGCCTGGAGCGGCAAGGACGCCGGTTTCAAGGTGCTGCCCCGGGCACGGGACCTGACGCTTTCGCCCGAGGCGCCGTATTTTCACTACATCTCCAACGAGACGGTGGATGGCGTGCAGTTCCAGGAAACCATGGGCCGCGACGATGTGCCGCGCCTGTGCGACATGTCCTCCGATTTCCTCTCCCGGCCTTGCGAGGCGCAGCGTTACGACCTCATTTATGCGCATGCGCAGAAAAACCTCGGCCCTGCCGGCGTGACCATCGTGGTGATACGCGAGGCGCTGATGGACAAGGTGCCGCCGGGCCACCTGCCCGAGTTCATGGATTACCGCACCCATGCCGCGGCGCACTCCATCTACAACACGCCGCCGGTCTTTGCCATCTATGCCGTCATGCTGGCCACGCGCTGGCTGCGCGATGACGTGGGCGGCCTGGACAAAATGGATGCAATCAACCGCCGCAAGGCCGAGCTGCTGTATGCGGCCGTCGACGGCAGCGATGGTTTCTATCGCGGGCGGGCCGACGCGGCCTACCGTTCGATCATGAATGTCGTCTTCAACATGGCGACGCCCGAACTGGAAAAGCAATTCCTGCAGGCGTCCGCGCAGGCGGGTTTTTCCGGGCTGAACGGCCACCGCTCCGTCGGCGGAATGCGGGCTTCGCTTTACAACGGCGTGACGATCGAGGCCGTCGAGGCGCTCGTGCAATTCATGCATGATTTCCGCAAGCGGCATTGCGTCTGA
- the thiS gene encoding sulfur carrier protein ThiS, with the protein MQITLNGAPRALPAGLAVAGLIELLGYAGRRVAVERNGEIVPKSRHMDTSLQDGDQVEIVVAVGGG; encoded by the coding sequence ATGCAGATCACCCTCAATGGCGCCCCGCGCGCACTGCCCGCAGGCCTGGCCGTGGCAGGCCTGATCGAGCTGCTGGGCTACGCCGGCAGGCGCGTTGCCGTGGAACGCAACGGCGAGATCGTGCCCAAGAGCCGGCACATGGATACGTCTTTGCAGGACGGCGACCAGGTCGAAATCGTCGTAGCCGTGGGCGGCGGCTAA
- a CDS encoding pyridoxal-dependent decarboxylase, translated as MTGNAVGAAPNPDSLDPADWTALRRQGHQMLDDMFDYLATLRARPVWQPAPDSVRRRFSQDLPRRPSDLGEIHQRFMTEILPYGIGNVHPGFMGWVQGGGTAVGMLAETLAAGLNANVGGRSQIPIEVERQITRWMRDLFGFPASASGVFVTGTSTANLIGVLVASRARLGLQVRSRGLAAQAQRLVAYAAVSAHGCVAQAMDIAGLGTDALRLIPLDADLRMQPQALRAAIAADRQAGYTPFLIVGSAGTVDVGAVDPLPELADIAQHEGVWLHVDGAFGAMAMLSPELAPKVAGIERADSIAFDFHKWVQVPYDAGFVLVRDGQQHLDTFAADAAYLKRETRGMAGDSPWPCDFGPDLSRGFRALKTWFTLQVYGADALGRAIANSCRVARHLAARVQAEPVLELLAPVSLNIVCFRYLPAGIDGQQADSLNAAIVVALHEAGVCAPSTTTVNGRLAIRAAIVNHRTGTADVDHLVQGVLQIGNRMALEACL; from the coding sequence ATGACCGGAAACGCCGTCGGCGCCGCTCCGAACCCGGACAGCCTGGACCCCGCCGATTGGACGGCCCTGCGACGCCAGGGCCACCAGATGCTCGACGATATGTTCGACTACTTGGCCACGCTGCGCGCGCGCCCCGTCTGGCAACCCGCCCCCGATTCCGTACGCCGGCGCTTTTCCCAGGATCTGCCGCGCAGGCCGTCCGACCTGGGTGAGATCCACCAACGCTTCATGACCGAAATCCTGCCCTACGGGATAGGCAATGTGCATCCCGGTTTCATGGGCTGGGTGCAAGGCGGCGGCACGGCCGTAGGCATGTTGGCTGAAACCCTGGCCGCGGGCCTCAACGCCAATGTGGGCGGGCGCAGTCAGATTCCGATCGAAGTCGAGCGCCAGATCACGCGCTGGATGCGCGATCTGTTCGGTTTCCCGGCGTCGGCCAGCGGCGTGTTCGTCACCGGCACGTCCACGGCAAACCTGATCGGCGTGCTGGTGGCCAGCCGCGCGCGGCTGGGCCTGCAGGTGCGCAGCCGCGGTCTGGCGGCGCAGGCGCAGCGGCTGGTGGCCTACGCCGCGGTCAGCGCGCACGGCTGCGTTGCGCAGGCCATGGATATTGCCGGCCTGGGCACCGATGCGCTGCGGCTGATTCCGCTCGATGCCGACTTGCGCATGCAGCCCCAGGCTTTGCGGGCCGCCATCGCCGCCGACAGGCAGGCGGGCTATACGCCGTTTCTCATTGTAGGCAGCGCCGGCACGGTGGACGTCGGCGCGGTCGATCCGCTGCCCGAGCTGGCCGACATCGCACAGCATGAAGGCGTGTGGCTGCATGTCGACGGCGCCTTCGGCGCGATGGCCATGCTGTCGCCCGAATTGGCGCCGAAGGTGGCGGGCATCGAACGCGCCGACTCCATCGCCTTTGACTTCCATAAATGGGTGCAGGTGCCTTACGACGCGGGTTTCGTGCTGGTACGCGACGGCCAGCAGCACCTGGACACGTTTGCGGCCGACGCCGCCTACCTCAAGCGCGAAACCCGCGGCATGGCCGGCGACTCGCCCTGGCCCTGCGATTTCGGGCCGGACTTGTCGCGCGGCTTTCGCGCCTTGAAGACCTGGTTCACGCTGCAGGTATACGGCGCCGACGCGCTGGGGCGCGCCATCGCCAACAGCTGCCGGGTGGCGCGGCATCTGGCTGCGCGCGTGCAGGCCGAACCGGTATTGGAACTGCTGGCGCCGGTGAGCCTGAACATCGTGTGCTTTCGCTACCTGCCCGCGGGCATCGATGGGCAGCAGGCGGACAGCCTCAATGCAGCCATCGTGGTGGCCTTGCATGAAGCAGGCGTTTGCGCGCCCTCGACCACGACAGTGAACGGCAGGCTGGCAATACGCGCGGCTATCGTCAACCATCGCACGGGCACGGCCGATGTCGATCACCTGGTCCAAGGCGTGCTCCAGATCGGCAACCGGATGGCGCTTGAGGCCTGTCTTTGA
- the pip gene encoding prolyl aminopeptidase, whose translation MLYPPIEPYRKGMLDTGDGHQVYWELCGNPQGKPAVFLHGGPGSGCTPVHRRLFDPTRYNVLLFDQRGCGRSRPHASLDNNTTWHLTADMERLRADVMGAEKWLVFGGSWGSTLALAYAQQHSGRVSELVVRGIFGLRRAELRWFYQEGASWLFPDYWEDFLAPIPSDERGDLIAAYRKRLTGDDPVERLRAAKAWSLWEGRTITLMPSAKHQQSHADERNALAFARIENHYFVHDGFMECDGQLLRDAHRLHGIPGTIIQGRYDACTPARTAWELHKAWPQAVFHLVPDAGHAFDEPGILARLIQATNTYAGR comes from the coding sequence ATGCTGTACCCGCCTATCGAGCCCTATCGCAAAGGCATGCTGGATACCGGCGACGGCCACCAGGTCTACTGGGAGCTGTGCGGCAATCCGCAAGGCAAGCCCGCGGTGTTCCTGCACGGCGGACCCGGCAGCGGCTGCACCCCGGTGCACAGGCGGCTCTTCGACCCCACGCGCTACAACGTGCTGCTTTTCGATCAGCGCGGCTGCGGCCGTTCGCGGCCGCACGCCAGCCTCGACAACAACACGACCTGGCATCTGACGGCCGACATGGAACGCCTGCGCGCCGACGTCATGGGCGCGGAAAAGTGGCTGGTGTTCGGCGGCTCCTGGGGCTCGACGCTGGCGCTGGCCTATGCGCAACAACACTCCGGGCGCGTCAGCGAGCTGGTGGTGCGCGGCATCTTCGGCCTGCGCCGCGCGGAACTGCGGTGGTTCTACCAGGAAGGCGCGTCGTGGCTCTTTCCCGACTATTGGGAAGACTTTCTCGCGCCCATCCCATCCGATGAGCGCGGCGACCTGATCGCGGCCTACCGCAAGCGGCTCACCGGCGACGACCCGGTCGAACGGCTGCGCGCCGCCAAGGCCTGGAGCCTCTGGGAAGGCAGGACCATCACCCTGATGCCCAGCGCCAAACACCAGCAAAGCCACGCGGACGAACGGAACGCGCTGGCCTTCGCGCGCATCGAGAATCACTATTTCGTACACGACGGCTTCATGGAATGCGACGGCCAGCTGCTGCGCGACGCGCACAGGCTGCACGGCATCCCCGGCACCATCATCCAGGGCCGTTACGATGCCTGCACGCCGGCGCGCACCGCATGGGAACTGCACAAGGCCTGGCCGCAAGCCGTCTTTCACCTCGTGCCCGATGCCGGCCATGCCTTCGACGAACCCGGCATCCTGGCACGCTTGATCCAAGCCACGAACACCTACGCGGGCCGCTGA
- a CDS encoding inner membrane protein YpjD, which translates to MSLGIVFHAISALAYALMGAGHTRRLLRDGNAEQVGQTARMCLLGALALQAVALYLSLQQDGQLFIGWALALSAAVWLGLVVYWIEGFFIRLDGLQLLLIPAGFLTTLLAALFPQGFIVPHAGNTWLRAHLVISLAAYGLITIAALQAMLMSLLDRHLRQHEAADARRGLLALVLDAQPPLLVQERLLFRLIGVGFVVLTLAMITGSVASMELIHRVLPFDHKTVFTVLSWVTFGGLLAGRHLRGWRGQQALRWTLTGFVFLILAYTGSRFVLEVILHRGLT; encoded by the coding sequence ATGTCGCTGGGTATTGTATTTCACGCCATCTCGGCCCTGGCATATGCCTTGATGGGCGCGGGCCACACGCGCCGCCTGCTGCGCGACGGCAATGCCGAACAGGTCGGACAGACCGCCCGCATGTGCTTGCTCGGCGCCCTGGCGCTGCAGGCGGTCGCCCTGTACCTGAGCCTGCAGCAGGACGGCCAGCTTTTCATAGGATGGGCCCTGGCCCTGTCGGCCGCCGTCTGGCTGGGGCTGGTGGTGTACTGGATCGAGGGCTTCTTCATCCGACTGGACGGCCTGCAGTTGCTGCTGATCCCGGCAGGCTTTCTGACCACGCTGCTGGCGGCGCTGTTTCCGCAAGGCTTCATTGTGCCGCATGCCGGCAACACCTGGCTGCGCGCTCACCTGGTCATTTCGCTGGCGGCCTACGGCCTGATCACGATCGCCGCCCTGCAGGCCATGCTCATGTCGCTGCTGGACCGGCACCTGCGCCAGCACGAAGCCGCGGACGCGCGGCGCGGCCTGCTGGCCCTGGTGCTGGACGCGCAACCGCCCCTGCTGGTGCAGGAAAGGCTGTTGTTCAGGCTGATCGGCGTGGGCTTTGTCGTGCTGACGCTGGCGATGATCACCGGCTCCGTCGCATCGATGGAACTCATACACCGCGTCCTGCCCTTCGACCATAAAACCGTGTTCACCGTGCTCTCATGGGTCACGTTCGGCGGCCTGCTGGCCGGCCGCCACCTGCGAGGCTGGCGCGGCCAGCAGGCGCTGCGCTGGACACTGACCGGCTTCGTGTTTCTGATCCTGGCCTACACGGGG
- the trmB gene encoding tRNA (guanosine(46)-N7)-methyltransferase TrmB: MSTNTPDPSQSPALLSDGVQAALAPSGRAPASPGTLHIRSFVHRRGHITQGQRDALEHLLDKWSLPYAPRPLDAAAAFGRQAPLILEIGFGMGETTEKIALTRPQDNFLGVEVFNAGVGSLLRRIEESAIPNLRIVQHDAVEVVRDMIAPETLAGVHVYFPDPWPKKRHHKRRLIQPAFVALLASRIAPGGYLHCATDWQEYAAQMLDVLGAEPLLRNTCADYAPRPDYRPQTKFETRGLRLGHGVWDLIFKRI, translated from the coding sequence ATGAGTACGAATACCCCAGATCCATCCCAGTCGCCTGCGCTCCTGTCCGACGGCGTACAAGCGGCGCTGGCCCCGTCCGGCCGCGCGCCCGCCAGCCCGGGCACCCTGCACATCCGCAGCTTCGTGCACCGCCGCGGGCACATCACCCAGGGCCAGCGCGATGCGCTCGAACACCTGCTGGACAAATGGTCCCTGCCCTACGCGCCGCGCCCGCTGGATGCCGCGGCCGCCTTCGGCCGCCAGGCGCCGCTGATCCTGGAGATCGGCTTCGGCATGGGCGAGACCACCGAGAAGATCGCCCTGACCCGGCCGCAGGACAACTTCCTGGGCGTGGAGGTCTTCAACGCCGGCGTGGGCTCGCTTTTGCGCCGCATCGAAGAATCGGCCATTCCCAATCTGCGCATCGTCCAGCACGATGCCGTGGAAGTGGTGCGCGACATGATCGCCCCCGAGACGCTGGCCGGGGTGCACGTGTATTTTCCCGATCCCTGGCCCAAGAAGCGCCATCACAAGCGCCGCCTGATACAGCCGGCATTCGTGGCGCTGCTGGCCAGCCGCATTGCCCCAGGCGGTTACCTGCATTGCGCCACCGACTGGCAGGAGTATGCCGCGCAGATGCTAGACGTGCTGGGCGCCGAGCCGCTGCTGCGCAATACCTGCGCCGACTACGCGCCGCGCCCCGATTACCGGCCGCAGACCAAATTCGAAACTCGCGGCCTGCGCCTGGGTCACGGCGTGTGGGATCTGATTTTCAAGCGCATCTGA
- a CDS encoding tetratricopeptide repeat protein, whose translation MDQSRLEQAFQHACRLQESGHYRQAEQAYRRFLGEYPDHAGGHNNLGLVLMALGELDEAVTRFRQVVALQPDHAQAHNNMGVAYKRMARPQQALDCYAAALRCRPAYAQALLNVGTIYYELKDYDEALIWYQAALEVDPDQIEVHMNLAAIFESRGELEEAKKHRDAVYSRKAVYVDHACDPRMTVLVLWGAGLGNIPTEYLLPRKSVTRIVCVIEYARPDELARLPDYDLVLNAIGDPDVMDPALEPMARLLHTCGKPVINPAQAVARTARHLIPDLLGGIENVVVPCTLRVESAALRDALHALPGNRFPILLRPVGSHGGDHLDKLESKADVAAFKPWPAPYYYLTDYVDYASADAGFRKYRVIFVDRQPYAYHLAIGSHWIVHHDTAGMQHDARKRREEEAFLADPRQALGDKAMAAIEALGHVLDLDYGGVDFSVLPDGRVLVFEANATMLAHPEKTQDIYDYKNPYVQKIYDAFDAMLARRMAAARGHV comes from the coding sequence ATGGATCAGAGCAGGCTCGAACAGGCGTTTCAGCACGCCTGCCGACTTCAGGAAAGCGGGCATTACCGCCAGGCCGAGCAGGCCTACCGGCGTTTTCTGGGCGAATATCCCGATCACGCCGGCGGCCACAACAATCTGGGCCTGGTCTTGATGGCGCTGGGCGAACTGGATGAGGCGGTGACCCGCTTTCGGCAGGTCGTGGCGCTGCAGCCGGACCATGCCCAGGCCCACAACAATATGGGCGTGGCCTACAAGCGCATGGCCCGGCCGCAGCAGGCCCTGGACTGCTATGCCGCGGCGCTTCGGTGCCGGCCCGCCTATGCCCAGGCCCTGCTCAACGTGGGCACGATCTACTACGAGCTGAAGGACTACGACGAAGCGCTGATCTGGTATCAGGCCGCGCTGGAGGTTGACCCCGATCAGATCGAAGTCCACATGAACCTGGCGGCTATTTTCGAGTCGCGCGGCGAACTCGAAGAAGCGAAGAAGCACCGCGACGCGGTCTATAGCCGCAAGGCGGTGTATGTGGACCATGCCTGCGATCCGCGCATGACCGTGCTGGTCCTGTGGGGCGCGGGGCTGGGCAATATTCCCACCGAATACCTCTTGCCGCGCAAGTCGGTCACGCGCATTGTCTGTGTCATCGAATACGCCCGGCCCGACGAACTGGCGCGCCTGCCCGACTACGACCTGGTCTTGAACGCGATCGGCGATCCGGATGTGATGGATCCTGCCCTCGAACCCATGGCGCGTTTGCTGCACACCTGCGGCAAGCCTGTGATCAATCCCGCGCAGGCTGTCGCGCGCACGGCCCGCCACTTGATCCCCGATCTGCTTGGCGGCATCGAAAACGTTGTTGTGCCGTGCACTTTGCGTGTCGAGTCTGCCGCCTTGCGCGATGCGCTGCATGCCTTGCCGGGGAACCGTTTTCCCATATTGCTGCGGCCTGTCGGTTCGCACGGCGGCGATCACCTGGACAAACTGGAATCGAAAGCGGACGTCGCGGCATTCAAGCCTTGGCCCGCACCCTATTACTACTTGACCGACTACGTCGATTACGCCTCGGCCGACGCAGGCTTTCGCAAGTACCGCGTCATCTTCGTCGACCGCCAGCCCTACGCCTACCACCTGGCCATCGGCAGCCATTGGATCGTGCATCACGACACTGCGGGCATGCAGCACGATGCACGCAAGCGCCGCGAGGAAGAGGCCTTCCTGGCCGACCCGCGGCAGGCCTTGGGCGATAAGGCCATGGCGGCGATCGAGGCCTTGGGCCATGTCCTGGACCTGGACTACGGCGGCGTGGATTTTTCCGTCTTGCCCGACGGCCGGGTACTGGTGTTCGAGGCCAACGCCACCATGCTGGCGCATCCGGAAAAAACGCAGGACATTTACGACTACAAGAATCCGTACGTCCAGAAGATCTACGATGCCTTCGACGCCATGCTGGCGCGCCGCATGGCCGCGGCCCGCGGGCACGTCTGA